The uncultured Desulfuromusa sp. genome has a segment encoding these proteins:
- a CDS encoding replication-associated recombination protein A, translated as MDLFEQSAQNNSNTPLAERLRPQELNDVVGQQHLLGEGKLLRRLIETDQLTSIIFWGPPGTGKTTLGRVIANCTRSRFVFFSAVLGSIKEVREIVAEAKQQRAYHARKTLLFVDEIHRFNKAQQDAFLPSVENGDITLIGATTENPSFEVNSALLSRSRVFVLEPLKEEDLKTILQRAISSQQGLNKPDLQVEDAALDFLAEQAGGDARIALGALEVAAAMIQDNLVSLETAQEALQKKAILYDKGGEEHYNVISAFIKSMRGSDPDAALYWLARMLEAGEDPLFLVRRMVVFASEDIGNADPRALQIALAVQQAVHFVGLPEARINLAQGVTYLATAPKSNASYVGIGEALAEVRKSGALPVPKHIRNAPTQLMKQLDYGKGYKYAHNYQDGFTEQTHLPDQLAGKCFYRSSNHGYEKIITERMNHLRNRSTKETPE; from the coding sequence ATGGATCTCTTTGAACAATCTGCTCAAAACAATAGCAATACCCCGCTGGCAGAACGACTACGCCCCCAGGAATTAAATGACGTTGTGGGGCAACAACACCTGTTGGGAGAGGGAAAACTCCTGCGCCGACTGATTGAAACAGATCAATTAACATCGATTATATTCTGGGGGCCTCCCGGCACAGGAAAAACCACTCTTGGCAGGGTCATTGCCAACTGCACCAGAAGTCGTTTCGTTTTCTTTTCAGCGGTTCTCGGCAGCATCAAAGAGGTCAGGGAGATTGTTGCAGAAGCAAAGCAGCAACGGGCCTATCATGCTCGCAAAACCCTGCTCTTTGTCGATGAAATTCATCGTTTCAACAAAGCCCAGCAGGATGCGTTCCTCCCTTCGGTCGAAAACGGTGACATCACCCTGATCGGAGCAACCACCGAAAACCCCAGTTTTGAGGTTAATTCTGCTCTTCTTTCCCGCTCCAGAGTGTTTGTTCTCGAACCTCTGAAGGAAGAAGACTTAAAAACGATCCTGCAACGGGCAATCTCATCTCAGCAAGGGTTAAATAAACCGGACCTTCAGGTTGAAGATGCTGCCCTCGATTTCCTTGCTGAACAGGCTGGTGGAGATGCGCGGATTGCCCTGGGTGCGCTTGAAGTTGCTGCTGCGATGATTCAGGATAATCTCGTTTCACTGGAAACCGCCCAGGAAGCGTTGCAAAAGAAGGCCATCCTTTACGATAAAGGGGGAGAAGAACACTACAACGTTATCTCCGCATTCATCAAAAGCATGCGTGGATCTGACCCGGATGCAGCGTTATACTGGCTGGCACGAATGCTTGAAGCAGGCGAAGATCCACTGTTTCTGGTCCGACGAATGGTGGTTTTTGCCTCAGAAGATATCGGCAATGCCGATCCACGCGCTCTGCAAATTGCTTTGGCGGTCCAGCAGGCTGTCCATTTTGTCGGTCTTCCGGAAGCGAGAATCAACCTGGCGCAAGGTGTCACCTATCTGGCAACAGCTCCGAAAAGTAACGCCAGTTACGTCGGCATAGGGGAAGCTCTGGCCGAAGTACGCAAATCAGGGGCACTGCCGGTTCCCAAACATATCCGCAATGCACCAACACAACTCATGAAACAACTGGATTACGGCAAAGGCTATAAGTATGCCCATAATTACCAGGATGGTTTTACAGAACAAACCCATCTACCGGATCAGCTTGCGGGAAAATGTTTTTATCGATCTTCAAACCATGGCTATGAAAAAATAATTACAGAGAGAATGAACCACTTGCGCAATAGATCCACAAAGGAAACCCCTGAGT